The following proteins are encoded in a genomic region of Meiothermus sp. CFH 77666:
- a CDS encoding Dabb family protein: protein MVRHLIVFNAEASEEEVRGMFEQARAVLGQIPGVMGFEFGKALGDSPRYRYLLVVDFADESVIPLYRNHPVHQVFANSVFRPMAQDRLTTDFVRLYPEAP, encoded by the coding sequence ATGGTGCGGCACCTGATTGTCTTTAACGCCGAAGCCTCTGAAGAGGAGGTACGGGGCATGTTCGAGCAGGCCCGCGCGGTGCTGGGCCAGATCCCTGGGGTGATGGGCTTTGAGTTCGGCAAAGCACTGGGAGACTCGCCGCGCTACCGTTATCTGCTGGTGGTGGACTTTGCCGATGAGAGCGTGATCCCCCTCTACCGCAACCACCCCGTCCACCAGGTCTTCGCCAACAGCGTGTTCCGCCCGATGGCCCAAGACCGCCTGACCACCGACTTCGTGCGGCTCTACCCGGAGGCCCCATGA
- a CDS encoding DUF3422 domain-containing protein — protein sequence MSQSTLEVYRETGVLPPDDPLRVQLHNELHARPTPRIRLPALVLQVAVRHEGVSREEELEHLRRLAGLGELELDQLAGTYLRLRLSGGSLRWERHTEFSTYTLVQNLPNLEVTPETDLLGHLVVDAAWLRGIPGRTLSAVKLVMLEGPVEKALEMARPWFGGGPVVASVMGRGGHSCAVTDFRLRPNGFERMVVVAPPDTSETRAGRIAARLLEIESYRMMALLGFPVARGLRAMLLESEQALAQITARIRDASKADAELLDELEALAARVEHAIAEHSYRFSASAAYHALVQARLAELRETPIPGTQTLGEFLQRRFSPAMATVESTANRLAALSQRIERAGALLRTRVDIALETQNQELLNKLRRGQEMQYQLQRTVEGLSIAAISYYVVGLLYYLFKAGKEAGLPLSPELAAGLAIPAVVLGVWWLTRQIHHRLLGRYQGD from the coding sequence ATGTCGCAGTCAACGCTCGAGGTCTACCGGGAAACGGGGGTACTACCCCCCGACGACCCCCTGCGCGTGCAGCTTCACAACGAGCTGCACGCCCGGCCTACCCCTCGCATCCGCCTGCCCGCCCTGGTGTTGCAGGTGGCGGTGCGGCACGAAGGGGTAAGCCGTGAGGAAGAACTGGAACATCTCCGCCGTCTGGCGGGCCTGGGGGAGCTCGAGCTCGACCAGCTCGCCGGTACCTACCTGCGGCTGCGCCTGAGCGGAGGTTCCTTGCGCTGGGAGCGGCACACCGAGTTCAGCACCTATACCCTGGTGCAGAACCTGCCGAACCTCGAGGTCACCCCCGAGACCGACCTGCTGGGCCACCTGGTGGTGGACGCCGCCTGGCTGCGGGGGATTCCGGGCCGCACCCTCTCGGCGGTCAAGCTGGTGATGCTCGAGGGGCCGGTGGAAAAAGCCCTGGAGATGGCCCGCCCCTGGTTCGGCGGCGGGCCGGTGGTGGCCTCGGTGATGGGCCGGGGCGGGCATAGCTGCGCCGTGACCGACTTTCGCCTGCGCCCAAACGGTTTCGAGCGTATGGTGGTGGTGGCCCCCCCGGACACCAGCGAGACCCGCGCAGGCCGCATTGCCGCCCGGCTGCTGGAAATCGAGTCCTACCGCATGATGGCCCTGCTGGGCTTTCCGGTAGCGCGGGGCCTGCGGGCCATGCTGCTGGAGTCGGAGCAGGCCCTGGCCCAGATTACCGCCCGCATCCGCGACGCCAGCAAGGCCGATGCCGAGCTACTGGACGAGCTCGAGGCCCTGGCCGCCCGCGTCGAGCACGCTATCGCCGAGCACAGCTACCGCTTCAGCGCCAGCGCCGCCTACCACGCCCTGGTGCAGGCCCGCCTGGCCGAGCTGCGCGAGACCCCCATCCCCGGCACCCAGACCCTGGGGGAGTTCTTGCAGCGCCGCTTCAGCCCGGCCATGGCCACCGTAGAGTCCACCGCAAACCGCCTGGCGGCCCTCTCCCAGCGCATCGAGCGGGCCGGGGCGCTGCTGCGTACCCGCGTGGACATTGCCCTGGAAACCCAGAACCAGGAACTATTGAACAAGCTCCGGCGCGGCCAGGAGATGCAGTACCAGCTCCAGCGCACCGTGGAGGGCCTCTCCATAGCGGCCATCTCCTACTACGTGGTGGGCCTGCTGTACTACCTGTTCAAAGCAGGTAAGGAAGCGGGCCTGCCCCTCTCGCCCGAGCTGGCCGCCGGGCTGGCCATTCCGGCGGTGGTGCTGGGGGTGTGGTGGCTCACCCGGCAGATTCACCACCGGCTGCTGGGGCGTTACCAGGGGGATTAA
- a CDS encoding annexin VII, whose protein sequence is MTGEHFRRLPYAEAEPKALKVLVDGYGEGILLEGAGGYYGLYYLFGVLGLRGPVPSHPPDWVEGPKASLTAFMEPYRMAHWLEENGYNLFINESK, encoded by the coding sequence ATGACTGGCGAACACTTCCGCCGCCTGCCCTACGCCGAGGCCGAGCCCAAGGCCCTGAAGGTGCTGGTGGACGGCTATGGAGAGGGGATTCTGCTCGAGGGGGCGGGGGGCTACTACGGGCTTTACTACCTCTTCGGGGTGCTGGGACTACGGGGGCCGGTACCCTCCCATCCCCCGGACTGGGTGGAGGGTCCCAAAGCGAGCCTTACGGCGTTTATGGAGCCCTATCGGATGGCCCACTGGCTCGAGGAAAACGGCTACAATCTCTTTATCAACGAGAGTAAGTAG
- a CDS encoding HAD family hydrolase: protein MQALIFDVDGVIAETEEGHRLAFNRAFAEAGLDIEWSPELYERLLWVTGGKERIAHYLYHCPECPKLLDADIARLHKRKTELYNQIVASGEVPFRPGVQRLWREARAQGVKLAIATTTSLPNVEVLLRQAGAEVLGWFETIVAGDMVAQKKPAPDVYIRALENLGIAPEEAVAIEDSQNGLIAAQRAGIPTLITYSHYTREQRFEGALAVMEHLGEPELPARVVAGPRSCATVVTLEVLEDWRQAYLLKV, encoded by the coding sequence ATGCAAGCACTCATCTTCGACGTAGACGGGGTCATCGCCGAGACCGAGGAAGGCCACCGGCTGGCCTTCAACCGGGCCTTTGCCGAGGCCGGCCTGGACATTGAATGGAGCCCGGAGCTGTACGAGCGCCTCTTGTGGGTAACCGGGGGCAAGGAGCGCATCGCCCACTACCTCTACCACTGCCCCGAGTGCCCCAAGCTGCTGGACGCCGACATTGCCCGGCTGCACAAGCGCAAAACCGAGCTATACAACCAGATTGTGGCCTCGGGCGAGGTGCCCTTCCGCCCCGGCGTGCAAAGGCTCTGGCGGGAGGCGCGGGCGCAGGGCGTAAAGCTCGCTATCGCTACCACCACCTCGCTGCCCAACGTGGAGGTGCTGTTGCGCCAGGCCGGGGCCGAGGTACTGGGCTGGTTCGAGACCATTGTGGCGGGCGATATGGTGGCCCAGAAAAAGCCCGCACCCGACGTGTATATCCGGGCCCTGGAGAACCTGGGCATTGCGCCGGAAGAAGCGGTGGCCATCGAGGACTCCCAGAATGGCCTGATTGCCGCCCAGCGGGCCGGGATTCCCACCCTGATCACCTACAGCCACTACACCCGCGAGCAGCGCTTCGAGGGGGCCCTTGCGGTGATGGAGCACCTCGGCGAGCCCGAACTGCCCGCCCGGGTGGTGGCCGGGCCGCGCAGCTGTGCCACGGTGGTCACCCTCGAGGTACTGGAGGATTGGCGTCAAGCCTATTTACTCAAGGTATGA
- a CDS encoding 2-phosphosulfolactate phosphatase — MKKVRVFPLPSEALPQAEVMLVVDVIRATSTAVMFLEAGAQALWLTAGLEPARALKQNGELLAGEVGGLRPEGFDFGNSPREAALAELTGRTVIHATTNGTKAAHKAAGAAREVLLASLLNAPAATQLAGRLGSDVAILCAGKEGQVGMDDLYTAGVLAQGLLAEGFEPVGDGVQMALHLAQKPALPVLKASEAALALVHEGLGQDVDFCAQLGLSERVPRLLERRGAALVFA; from the coding sequence ATGAAGAAAGTGCGTGTGTTTCCATTGCCCTCGGAGGCCCTGCCCCAGGCCGAGGTGATGCTGGTGGTGGACGTGATCCGGGCCACCAGCACCGCCGTGATGTTCCTGGAGGCTGGGGCCCAGGCCCTCTGGCTTACCGCAGGCCTCGAGCCGGCCCGCGCCCTCAAGCAAAACGGCGAGCTGCTGGCCGGCGAGGTGGGGGGGCTGCGCCCGGAGGGCTTCGACTTTGGCAACAGCCCCCGCGAGGCCGCCCTGGCCGAGCTCACAGGCCGCACCGTCATCCACGCCACCACCAACGGCACCAAAGCCGCCCACAAGGCCGCCGGGGCGGCCCGCGAGGTGCTCCTGGCCTCGCTCTTGAACGCCCCCGCGGCCACCCAGCTTGCGGGTCGGCTGGGCTCGGACGTGGCCATCCTGTGCGCGGGCAAGGAGGGCCAGGTGGGCATGGACGACCTCTACACCGCCGGGGTGCTGGCCCAGGGGCTTTTGGCCGAGGGCTTTGAGCCGGTGGGCGACGGCGTGCAGATGGCCCTCCACCTGGCCCAGAAGCCCGCCCTGCCGGTGCTAAAGGCCTCCGAGGCCGCCTTAGCCCTGGTACACGAGGGGCTGGGCCAGGACGTGGATTTCTGCGCCCAACTGGGCCTCTCCGAACGGGTGCCCCGGCTCCTGGAGCGGCGCGGCGCCGCGCTGGTCTTCGCCTGA